TCGTGCACGACGAGCGGTTTGCGAGTATCGGCCACCCAGCCCGCAATGCCTTTTCCCGGCGGCAGGCGAAAACCGGTTAATTCGTTGCGCGCCGATCCACGCACGACGGCAAAAACCAGCTCTTCGGTTTCATCGTCCAACAGCAGCAACGAACCGTCGCTGGCATCGACGACGGCCAGGGCGGCTGCGAGCAGGTCGTCCAGCAGGCTGAGCAGGTCGGATTTGGGAGTCATGCGCTGAATGATGTCCTGCAGGGCGCTGAGGGCGCGAATCGAGGAACGCAGCATTGCAAGTTCCTCTTTCATCTCGCGATTCTCCTGGCGCAGGCGCGCGGCTTCAATCTGAAGGAATCGAATGGGATCGGTTTTTGATTCTTTCATGTACCACCCACCTCATGTTGATCTTAGCACAAGTTACTACTTGGTGGAAGAAGCTTTCCGCTGCGGTGGGAATTAAGCCCCGGAGAAGCGTTTCGGCGTCGAAGATGAACGTATAAATACGAGTCAGAAAAACAGATCGCCCTTTAAAATAAATATCCCCGCCACGAAGGCGGGGATTGTTGTATTGGTCCCCAAGGTTCAGATCACATCAACGTTCGCGGCCTGTGGTCCTTTCGGGCCATCCTCGATGCTGAATTCCACACGCTGTCCCTCTTCCAGCTTGCGGTAGCCGTCCATGTTGATGGCGGTGTAGTGAACAAACACATCGTCGCCATCTTCGCGTCCGATGAAGCCGAAGCCCTTGACGGCGTTGAACCAATTTACGGTTCCCTGGATTCTTTCCGACATTTCTATCTAGCCTCCTGATTTTCACGTCTTTCTTGGAAGACAGCGCTGCCCGGCAAGACAAAACCGCCGCGGTCGCTCCGGCGGCGATTTGTTATGAGGGTGCGAGAACTACTTCCAAACACGTCGAGCATGGTATCATGCTCAGAGAGGAGCGTCAAGTCATGGCACTGATTTGATAGTCCCGCCGATGGCCGCATCTGTAGTGTACGGGTGAAATGGAGCCACGCTTCGCATACTATCGCACTCGAGCGTGACGTCGAACCCGGAGGAGTGCCGCTTGAACATCTACTTCTCCTGCTCGCTTACCGGTGGACGCAAGGACGAAGACATCTACGCGCTTCTGGTAAAGCACCTCCTGGAAGCGCAGCACGAAGTGCCAACGGCACATCTCGCCCACCCGCAGGTCATGTCGGTCGAACGCATCGTCGACCCGAACGAAGTCTTCCAGAGGGACATCGCCTGGCTCCAGGATTGTGACGCCGTCGTGGCCGAAGTGAGCACGCCGTCTCACGGCGTGGGATATGAAATTGCGCACGCTCTCGGTCTCGAAAAACCCGTTCTGTGTCTTCACGCACAGGATGCGGCCGTTTCGAAGATGATCACGGGCAACGATTCTCCTGGCATCGTCGTATCGGGTTACC
The sequence above is a segment of the Anaerolineales bacterium genome. Coding sequences within it:
- a CDS encoding GAF domain-containing protein: MKESKTDPIRFLQIEAARLRQENREMKEELAMLRSSIRALSALQDIIQRMTPKSDLLSLLDDLLAAALAVVDASDGSLLLLDDETEELVFAVVRGSARNELTGFRLPPGKGIAGWVADTRKPLVVHDVRNDTRFYPQVDETFGFETQTLACVPLLDGDRILGVIEAINKVPGRNFTEEDNDLLMVLAQLASAAITRAESFAEQRT
- a CDS encoding cold shock domain-containing protein, giving the protein MSERIQGTVNWFNAVKGFGFIGREDGDDVFVHYTAINMDGYRKLEEGQRVEFSIEDGPKGPQAANVDVI
- a CDS encoding nucleoside 2-deoxyribosyltransferase — translated: MNIYFSCSLTGGRKDEDIYALLVKHLLEAQHEVPTAHLAHPQVMSVERIVDPNEVFQRDIAWLQDCDAVVAEVSTPSHGVGYEIAHALGLEKPVLCLHAQDAAVSKMITGNDSPGIVVSGYRDQEHALEILDDFLECVSQQNRPT